In a single window of the Rhizobium tropici CIAT 899 genome:
- a CDS encoding aldehyde dehydrogenase family protein, translated as MNIAAKTPSVAAEAAAILEKLGVDKALYTEGDMPSYSPVTGEKIGSLKTVSADEAAKKIEKAHAAFRAWRLVPAPKRGELVRLLGEELRAAKDDLGRLVSIEAGKIRSEGLGEVQEMIDICDFAVGLSRQLYGLTIATERPGHRMMETWHPLGVVGIISAFNFPVAVWSWNAALALICGDAVVWKPSEKTPLTALASQAILDRALARFGDAPEGLSQVLIGDRAIGEILVDHPKVPLVSATGSTRMGREVGPRLAQRFARAILELGGNNAGIVCPSADLDMALRAIAFGAMGTAGQRCTTLRRLFVHTSVYDQLVPRLKKAYESVSVGDPLHSSALVGPLIDKAAFDGMQKAIAEAKAHGGSVTGGERIDVGHTDGYYTKPALVEMPKQAGPVMEETFAPILYVMPYDDFDTVIDEHNAVAAGLSSSIFTRDMQESERFLAADGSDCGIANVNIGTSGAEIGGAFGGEKETGGGRESGSDAWKAYMRRATNTVNYSKALPLAQGVSFDIE; from the coding sequence ATGAATATCGCAGCCAAGACCCCTTCCGTTGCAGCCGAAGCTGCCGCCATTCTCGAAAAGCTTGGCGTCGACAAGGCGCTTTATACTGAGGGTGACATGCCCTCCTACTCTCCGGTGACCGGCGAGAAGATCGGCAGCCTCAAGACCGTTTCGGCCGATGAAGCGGCGAAGAAAATCGAGAAGGCGCATGCCGCATTCCGCGCCTGGCGCCTTGTTCCGGCACCGAAGCGCGGCGAACTGGTTCGTCTGCTCGGCGAAGAACTGCGCGCTGCCAAGGACGATCTCGGCCGCCTGGTGTCGATCGAAGCCGGAAAAATCCGCTCCGAGGGCCTCGGCGAAGTGCAGGAGATGATCGACATCTGCGATTTCGCCGTCGGCCTGTCCCGCCAGTTGTACGGTCTGACGATTGCCACCGAGCGCCCGGGCCATCGCATGATGGAAACCTGGCATCCGCTCGGCGTCGTCGGCATCATCTCAGCCTTCAATTTCCCGGTCGCGGTCTGGTCATGGAATGCAGCGTTGGCGCTGATCTGCGGCGACGCTGTCGTCTGGAAGCCGTCGGAAAAGACGCCCCTGACCGCTCTTGCCTCGCAGGCCATCCTTGATCGTGCGCTTGCCCGCTTCGGCGATGCGCCGGAAGGTCTTTCGCAGGTACTGATCGGCGATCGCGCTATCGGCGAAATCCTGGTCGACCATCCGAAGGTGCCGCTCGTCTCCGCAACCGGCTCGACCCGCATGGGCCGTGAAGTCGGGCCGCGGCTTGCCCAGCGCTTTGCTCGCGCCATTCTCGAACTCGGCGGCAACAATGCCGGCATCGTCTGCCCTTCGGCCGATCTCGACATGGCATTGCGCGCCATCGCCTTCGGCGCCATGGGCACGGCCGGCCAGCGCTGCACGACGCTGCGCCGCCTCTTCGTTCACACAAGCGTCTACGATCAGCTCGTTCCGCGGCTGAAGAAGGCCTACGAGAGCGTATCGGTCGGCGATCCCCTGCATTCCTCCGCGCTCGTCGGTCCGCTGATCGATAAGGCGGCGTTCGACGGCATGCAGAAGGCAATTGCTGAGGCTAAGGCCCATGGCGGTTCCGTCACCGGTGGCGAGCGCATCGATGTCGGCCATACCGACGGCTATTACACAAAGCCGGCGCTGGTGGAAATGCCGAAGCAGGCAGGCCCGGTCATGGAAGAGACCTTTGCGCCCATCCTCTATGTCATGCCCTATGACGATTTCGACACCGTCATCGACGAGCACAATGCCGTTGCCGCCGGCCTGTCCTCCTCGATCTTCACGCGCGACATGCAGGAATCCGAACGTTTCCTGGCAGCCGACGGCTCAGATTGCGGTATCGCCAACGTCAATATCGGCACCTCGGGCGCTGAAATCGGCGGCGCATTCGGCGGCGAGAAAGAAACCGGCGGCGGTCGTGAATCCGGCTCGGATGCCTGGAAGGCCTATATGCGCCGCGCGACCAACACCGTGAACTACTCCAAGGCCTTGCCGCTGGCGCAAGGCGTCTCCTTCGACATCGAGTAA
- a CDS encoding LLM class flavin-dependent oxidoreductase: MHPLKGPNRLKLGVFSANADGGLAITDVPERWTAGWQDNLTAAQIADRAGLEFFLPIARWRGFGGKNRVREWSFETFTWAAALSAATERIGLFMTVHVPLVHPLYAAKSLATVDHISQGRAGLNIVCGWNPKEFGMFGVPLVEKGYDQAGEWLEIVERLYASDEPIDYMGTYYNLKEAVSRPASLQAPRPVTMNAAFGGPGRDFAAAHCDYLFTTFTEIDEAGKHVTDIAARAEGTGRQVGVYTVCHVVCRETQAEAEDYYTRYAVTMADHAAVDQHMAGKKEFSQSHDREAYERYRQRFAGGAGSYPLIGTPQRIAEEMIAIAEQGYAGIALSFVNYTQELPYFCDRVLPILKKAGLRVE, encoded by the coding sequence ATGCATCCGCTGAAGGGGCCGAACCGGCTGAAGCTCGGTGTTTTTTCTGCCAATGCGGATGGCGGCCTTGCCATCACCGATGTGCCGGAGCGCTGGACGGCAGGCTGGCAGGATAATCTGACCGCCGCACAGATCGCTGACCGGGCTGGGCTCGAGTTCTTTCTGCCGATTGCCCGCTGGCGCGGTTTTGGAGGCAAGAACCGCGTGCGCGAATGGTCGTTCGAGACCTTCACCTGGGCGGCCGCGCTTTCGGCCGCGACCGAGCGGATCGGCCTTTTCATGACGGTGCACGTGCCGCTCGTCCATCCCCTTTATGCTGCGAAGTCGCTTGCGACGGTCGATCACATAAGTCAGGGGCGGGCGGGGTTGAACATTGTCTGCGGCTGGAACCCGAAGGAATTCGGTATGTTCGGCGTGCCGCTAGTCGAAAAGGGCTACGACCAGGCGGGCGAATGGCTCGAAATTGTCGAGAGGCTCTATGCCTCTGATGAGCCGATCGACTATATGGGCACCTATTACAATCTGAAGGAAGCCGTCAGCCGCCCTGCCAGCCTGCAGGCGCCGCGGCCGGTGACGATGAATGCGGCTTTCGGCGGCCCCGGCCGAGACTTTGCTGCCGCGCATTGCGACTATCTCTTCACCACCTTTACCGAGATTGATGAAGCCGGAAAGCATGTGACCGACATCGCTGCACGGGCGGAAGGCACGGGCAGGCAGGTCGGCGTTTATACGGTCTGTCACGTCGTCTGCCGCGAGACGCAAGCGGAGGCGGAGGACTATTACACCCGCTATGCCGTGACCATGGCCGATCACGCCGCCGTCGATCAGCACATGGCCGGCAAGAAGGAGTTCTCGCAATCCCATGATCGCGAGGCCTATGAGCGCTACCGGCAGCGCTTTGCCGGTGGAGCTGGCAGCTATCCGCTGATCGGCACGCCGCAGCGCATTGCCGAAGAGATGATTGCCATTGCCGAGCAAGGCTATGCCGGCATCGCCTTGTCCTTCGTCAACTATACGCAGGAACTGCCTTATTTCTGCGATCGGGTGCTTCCGATTTTGAAGAAGGCTGGGCTTCGGGTGGAGTGA
- the hglS gene encoding 2-oxoadipate dioxygenase/decarboxylase HglS: protein MKPDHVSTSDIRSAFSAAMSAMYREEVPAYGTLMELVARVNDETLIAQPKLKERLEATDYLDRISEERHGAIRLGTAAELAMMARVFAVMGMYPVGYYDLSTAGVPVHSTAFRPIGDAELKRNPFRVFTSLLRLDLIADEDLRKAAADILAKRQIFTEGAVALTEKAEREGGLNKDDAQRFVGEVLETFRWHDEANVDAGMYHRLHDAHRLIADVVSFKGPHINHLTPRTLDIDQVQALMPDYDIAPKAVVEGPPTRNCPILLRQTSFKALEEPVSFRNADGVWEAGSHTARFGEIEQRGIALTPKGRALYDRLLDQSRKIVRPAADGSNARDYEAALAQSFAKFPDDWATIRAEGLGYFTYSLTAKGQAAATSHGDIDALIDQGFVQFDPIVYEDFLPVSAAGIFQSNLGDGAQQDFVASPNQQRFEADLGMKVLNEFDHYAGIEQASIDACLRALSKQDAAE from the coding sequence ATGAAGCCTGATCACGTCTCGACCAGCGATATTCGCAGTGCTTTTTCAGCCGCCATGTCGGCGATGTATCGCGAGGAAGTCCCCGCCTATGGCACGCTCATGGAGCTGGTCGCTCGCGTCAATGACGAAACGCTCATCGCACAGCCCAAGCTGAAGGAGCGGCTGGAGGCGACCGATTATCTCGATCGTATCTCCGAGGAGCGGCATGGCGCCATCCGGCTCGGCACGGCGGCGGAACTTGCGATGATGGCCCGCGTCTTCGCCGTCATGGGCATGTATCCCGTCGGCTATTACGACCTCTCGACCGCCGGCGTGCCGGTTCATTCGACCGCCTTCCGGCCGATCGGCGATGCGGAGCTGAAGCGCAACCCCTTCCGCGTCTTCACCTCCCTGCTGCGGCTCGATCTCATCGCCGATGAAGATCTTCGCAAGGCCGCCGCGGACATTCTCGCCAAGCGCCAGATTTTCACGGAAGGTGCCGTAGCACTCACCGAAAAGGCAGAGCGCGAAGGCGGCCTGAACAAGGACGACGCCCAGCGCTTCGTCGGCGAGGTTTTGGAAACCTTCCGCTGGCATGACGAGGCCAATGTTGATGCCGGCATGTACCATCGCCTCCATGATGCCCATCGCTTGATTGCCGATGTCGTGTCCTTCAAGGGGCCGCACATCAATCATCTGACGCCGCGCACGCTCGATATCGATCAGGTGCAGGCATTGATGCCGGATTATGACATCGCCCCGAAGGCCGTCGTCGAGGGTCCTCCGACACGCAACTGCCCGATCCTGCTACGCCAGACCTCGTTTAAGGCGCTAGAGGAACCCGTTTCCTTCCGCAATGCCGATGGCGTCTGGGAAGCCGGCTCGCATACCGCGCGCTTCGGCGAGATCGAACAGCGCGGCATTGCGCTGACGCCGAAGGGCCGCGCGCTTTATGACAGGCTGCTCGATCAGTCGCGCAAGATCGTACGCCCCGCAGCCGACGGATCGAACGCGCGCGATTATGAGGCGGCACTTGCCCAGAGCTTTGCCAAATTCCCGGATGACTGGGCAACAATCCGCGCCGAAGGGCTCGGCTATTTCACCTATTCGCTGACCGCCAAGGGCCAGGCCGCCGCAACGAGCCATGGGGATATCGACGCGCTGATCGACCAGGGCTTCGTCCAGTTCGATCCGATCGTCTACGAGGATTTCCTTCCCGTCAGCGCCGCCGGCATTTTCCAGTCCAATCTCGGCGATGGCGCGCAGCAGGACTTCGTCGCCAGCCCAAACCAGCAGCGCTTCGAAGCCGATCTCGGCATGAAGGTGCTGAACGAATTCGACCATTACGCCGGCATCGAACAGGCGTCGATCGACGCCTGCCTACGAGCCCTTTCCAAACAAGACGCCGCCGAGTGA
- a CDS encoding LysR family transcriptional regulator, whose protein sequence is MIMRRRLIPDIVNLQAFECAARHQNFSRAAEELNLTQSAVSRQISDLEQQTGLKLFERVRQRVVLSEAGLRLLPEVKDLLLRSERLMIGAVAAGQMKLSLKVATLPTFGTRWLVPRLGRFLDEHRDVAITVESRSKPFNFEEDNFDLAIHYGLPAWAGAVATFLCNETVLPVASRELAGRLGLISPDELSGAPLLHLTTRPKLWAQWFDLQELPTENAYPGARFDQFSMIIAAAIAGLGVALLPTYLIEDELKAGTLLPLFNLPMPTENSYYVVMPEKKQTNETATLFQDWLLSEVTPQ, encoded by the coding sequence ATGATCATGCGCCGCCGCCTCATCCCTGACATCGTCAACCTGCAGGCATTCGAATGCGCCGCGCGCCATCAGAATTTTTCGCGTGCCGCCGAAGAACTCAATCTTACCCAAAGCGCCGTCAGCCGTCAGATCAGCGATCTGGAGCAACAGACAGGTCTGAAGCTGTTTGAGCGTGTTCGCCAGCGCGTCGTGTTGTCCGAGGCCGGGCTTCGGCTGTTACCGGAGGTGAAGGACCTGCTTCTGCGCTCCGAGCGGCTGATGATCGGCGCCGTTGCCGCCGGCCAGATGAAATTATCGCTGAAGGTCGCGACCTTGCCGACTTTCGGTACGCGTTGGCTGGTGCCGCGCCTCGGCCGGTTTCTCGACGAACATCGCGATGTCGCCATCACGGTAGAATCCCGGTCCAAGCCCTTCAATTTTGAGGAGGATAATTTCGATCTCGCCATTCACTACGGTCTGCCGGCATGGGCGGGAGCCGTCGCGACTTTTCTTTGTAACGAAACCGTTCTCCCCGTCGCCAGCCGGGAACTTGCCGGACGACTGGGTCTGATCTCGCCGGACGAGCTGTCAGGAGCCCCGCTGCTGCACCTGACAACGCGTCCGAAGCTCTGGGCGCAATGGTTCGATCTGCAGGAGCTGCCGACGGAGAACGCCTATCCCGGCGCGCGCTTCGACCAGTTTTCCATGATCATCGCAGCAGCCATCGCCGGGCTCGGTGTGGCGCTTCTGCCCACCTATCTCATCGAGGATGAGCTCAAGGCCGGCACGCTTCTGCCGCTGTTTAATCTGCCGATGCCGACCGAGAACAGCTATTACGTCGTCATGCCGGAAAAGAAGCAGACGAATGAGACGGCGACATTGTTTCAAGATTGGCTGCTGAGCGAGGTCACCCCGCAGTAG
- a CDS encoding Lrp/AsnC family transcriptional regulator, translating into MSSTLDEIDRRILKVLQRDGRISNVDLAKEVGLSPSPCLRRVRLLEDAGIIDRYVAVLDPAKVGAGLTVFARVWFKTQDAQVTLQFAEAVRRFPEVMECYLTTGECDAVLRIVTTDLHSYWRFQADHLTRIPSVLNVKTDVPMETLKRSFELPLAS; encoded by the coding sequence GTGTCATCGACTCTTGACGAGATAGACCGGCGTATTCTCAAGGTGTTGCAGCGGGATGGACGCATTTCCAATGTCGATCTTGCGAAGGAAGTGGGGCTGTCGCCATCACCCTGTCTTCGCCGCGTGCGATTGCTGGAGGATGCCGGCATCATCGATCGCTATGTTGCCGTTCTGGACCCGGCAAAGGTGGGAGCGGGCCTCACCGTGTTCGCCCGCGTCTGGTTCAAGACGCAGGATGCGCAAGTCACCCTGCAGTTTGCGGAGGCTGTCAGGCGATTTCCTGAAGTCATGGAATGTTATCTGACCACGGGTGAATGCGATGCCGTCCTGCGCATCGTTACGACTGATCTGCACAGCTATTGGCGTTTTCAGGCCGACCACTTGACGCGCATCCCGAGCGTATTGAACGTCAAGACCGATGTGCCGATGGAAACGCTGAAGCGAAGCTTCGAGTTGCCTTTGGCCTCGTAG
- a CDS encoding sensor domain-containing diguanylate cyclase, with protein MMNAQDFSSTIFDLAPVAMWLEDFSGVKEQFEFWRAEGVTDLRSYLLADLQRVAICSQKIRLLAVNARTLELFEAPSFETLVGNLSQVFRDEMLQSHVNELVALWEGKTEFSGTAVNYSLGGKRLDIQLRGIILPGHESSWSRLLLTTEDVTAREEARRQEERQRRYAEGMFEHSPVSLWVEDFSRVKILLDKIRDRGIVDFQVFLDVHPEFVQQCMSEISVLDVNQATLDLFCAPDRQTLLHRIGEVFRGDMEKHFRGQLMELWNGRLFHQREVLNYALDGSERHVLLQFSVFPGYENDWSLVQVALTDITARKKAEAYLEYLGKHDVLTRLFNRAFYMEELNRLERKSLRPVSAIIIDLDGLKEANDESGHDAGDALLRRMGEVLNSVVSLPNHAARIGGDEFAVLLPGADEITAAAMVETINELLKINNQFYSSAPLNVSVGVATSQPGETMEAMIKRADLGMYEQKKVHYAAAAATRPHRAKNGA; from the coding sequence ATGATGAACGCCCAGGACTTCAGCAGCACCATTTTCGATCTTGCCCCCGTCGCCATGTGGCTGGAGGACTTCAGCGGCGTCAAGGAGCAGTTCGAATTCTGGCGCGCTGAAGGTGTGACGGACCTGCGTTCCTATCTGCTTGCCGATTTGCAGCGCGTTGCGATCTGCTCGCAGAAGATCAGGCTTCTTGCCGTCAACGCCAGGACGCTTGAGCTTTTCGAGGCGCCTTCCTTCGAAACGCTTGTCGGAAATCTCTCGCAGGTCTTCCGGGACGAGATGCTGCAAAGCCATGTGAACGAACTTGTGGCGCTCTGGGAAGGCAAGACCGAATTTTCCGGCACGGCTGTCAACTACTCGCTCGGCGGCAAAAGGCTCGACATCCAGCTTCGTGGCATCATCCTGCCGGGTCACGAGAGCTCCTGGAGCCGGTTGCTGCTGACCACGGAGGACGTGACGGCTCGTGAGGAGGCAAGAAGACAGGAAGAGCGCCAGCGCCGCTATGCGGAAGGCATGTTCGAGCATTCGCCCGTTTCTCTCTGGGTCGAGGATTTCAGCCGCGTGAAAATCCTGCTCGATAAAATCCGCGATCGCGGCATTGTCGACTTTCAGGTCTTTCTCGATGTGCATCCGGAATTCGTCCAGCAATGCATGAGCGAAATCAGCGTCCTTGACGTCAATCAGGCAACCCTCGATCTCTTCTGTGCGCCGGATCGCCAGACCTTGCTTCACCGGATCGGTGAAGTGTTCCGCGGCGATATGGAGAAGCATTTTCGCGGGCAATTGATGGAATTGTGGAACGGTCGCCTCTTCCATCAGCGCGAGGTGCTGAACTACGCTCTCGACGGATCGGAGCGCCATGTTCTCCTGCAATTTTCCGTATTTCCCGGTTACGAGAACGACTGGTCGCTCGTGCAGGTGGCGCTGACGGATATTACCGCCCGCAAGAAAGCGGAAGCCTATCTCGAATATCTCGGCAAGCATGATGTGCTCACCCGGCTTTTCAACCGCGCCTTCTATATGGAAGAGCTCAACAGGCTGGAGCGCAAATCGCTTCGGCCTGTCTCCGCCATCATCATCGACCTCGATGGCCTCAAGGAAGCCAATGACGAAAGCGGCCACGACGCCGGCGACGCGCTGTTGCGCCGCATGGGCGAGGTGCTCAACAGCGTCGTCTCGCTGCCAAATCACGCGGCGCGCATCGGCGGCGACGAATTTGCCGTTCTTCTGCCAGGCGCCGATGAAATCACCGCCGCTGCAATGGTCGAGACGATCAACGAGCTGTTGAAGATCAACAACCAGTTCTATTCCAGCGCGCCACTCAACGTCTCCGTCGGCGTTGCAACGAGCCAGCCTGGCGAGACCATGGAAGCGATGATCAAGCGCGCGGATCTCGGCATGTACGAGCAGAAGAAGGTTCATTACGCCGCGGCCGCCGCCACCCGCCCACATCGGGCAAAGAACGGCGCCTGA
- a CDS encoding nucleotidyltransferase domain-containing protein translates to MRGEGRKGSDIDLVVVFDRLETAWRETFIEGEFPFEVFVHDPETLSWFFESDIARGYPVIIHMVATGQILGPNPDKGQIWRDYAASILHASPPGLEGEKLNALKYQITDLLDDLHGEPAAPEIQAIAAQLYQPLADLMLLGRGRWSGRGKWIPRLLREVDWHLADSFDDAFGRASAGDVEALCNLTHTELDRHGGPFFAGDKRMASQQARRKSLVPGG, encoded by the coding sequence ATACGAGGCGAGGGAAGAAAGGGCTCCGACATCGATCTGGTCGTGGTCTTCGATCGGCTCGAAACCGCCTGGCGCGAAACCTTTATCGAGGGCGAGTTCCCATTCGAAGTGTTTGTTCACGACCCGGAGACGCTCAGCTGGTTCTTTGAGAGCGATATTGCGCGCGGCTATCCCGTTATCATTCATATGGTTGCGACAGGCCAGATCCTCGGGCCAAATCCTGACAAGGGGCAGATCTGGAGGGACTATGCTGCCAGCATTCTCCATGCCAGCCCACCGGGGCTGGAAGGTGAGAAGCTGAATGCTCTGAAATATCAGATCACCGATCTTCTCGATGACCTTCATGGTGAGCCGGCGGCTCCGGAGATACAAGCGATTGCCGCGCAACTCTACCAGCCTTTGGCTGACCTTATGCTGCTGGGACGAGGAAGATGGTCGGGCAGGGGCAAATGGATTCCCCGCCTGCTTCGTGAGGTGGATTGGCACTTGGCCGATAGCTTCGACGATGCTTTCGGTCGGGCCTCAGCGGGAGATGTTGAGGCACTGTGCAACCTGACGCATACCGAACTGGACCGGCATGGTGGCCCGTTCTTCGCAGGCGACAAGCGCATGGCATCGCAACAGGCGAGACGAAAGAGCCTTGTGCCCGGTGGTTGA
- a CDS encoding argininosuccinate synthase yields MSKKLKKVVLAYSGGLDTSIILKWLQQTYGCEVVTFTADLGQGEELEPARRKAEQLGVTDIRIEDVREEFVRDFVFPMFRANTLYEGQYLLGSSIARPLIAKHLVNIASEVGADAIAHGSTGKGNDQVRFELAANALDPSIKIIAPWREWTIQSRTQLIEYAEAHQIPVPKDKRGEAPFSTDANLLHTSTEGKVLEDPAEIAPSHIYQRTVDPLEAPDEPEIVIIGFERGDAVSLNGEAMAPATLLTKLNELGGRHGIGRIDLVENRFVGMKSRGVYETPGGTILLAAHRGIESITLDRAAAHLKDEIMPRYAVLIYNGFWYSPEREMLQALIDRSQIHVSGEVTLKLCKGSASVIARTSPASLYSTDLVTFEESSGAYDHHDAEGFIKLNGLRLKSWATRNARIAASAIDLNCT; encoded by the coding sequence ATGTCGAAAAAGCTCAAGAAAGTCGTGCTCGCCTATTCGGGAGGACTGGACACATCCATCATCCTGAAATGGCTGCAGCAAACCTACGGCTGCGAAGTCGTGACCTTTACCGCCGACCTTGGCCAGGGCGAAGAGCTTGAGCCCGCCCGCCGAAAGGCCGAGCAATTGGGCGTGACAGATATCAGGATCGAGGATGTCCGCGAGGAATTCGTTCGGGATTTCGTTTTCCCGATGTTCCGGGCAAACACGCTCTATGAGGGGCAATATCTCCTCGGCTCCTCCATCGCCCGCCCTCTCATCGCCAAGCATCTCGTCAATATCGCAAGCGAGGTGGGTGCCGATGCCATAGCCCACGGCTCCACAGGCAAGGGCAATGACCAGGTGCGTTTCGAACTGGCGGCCAATGCGCTTGATCCATCAATCAAGATCATCGCGCCATGGCGCGAGTGGACCATCCAATCGCGCACCCAACTGATCGAATATGCCGAAGCGCACCAAATTCCAGTGCCGAAGGATAAGCGTGGCGAGGCTCCCTTTTCGACCGACGCAAATCTCCTGCACACCTCTACCGAGGGCAAGGTCCTTGAAGATCCGGCCGAGATCGCGCCATCCCATATCTACCAGCGCACCGTCGATCCTCTGGAGGCACCCGACGAACCGGAAATCGTCATCATCGGCTTCGAAAGGGGCGATGCCGTTTCCCTGAATGGCGAAGCAATGGCACCAGCTACACTCCTGACGAAGCTCAATGAATTGGGCGGCAGGCATGGCATCGGCAGGATTGACCTTGTCGAGAACCGTTTCGTCGGGATGAAATCGCGCGGCGTTTACGAAACTCCAGGCGGCACGATCCTGCTTGCCGCTCATCGCGGCATCGAATCCATCACGCTCGACCGCGCCGCTGCACATTTGAAGGACGAGATCATGCCGCGCTATGCTGTGCTGATCTACAACGGATTTTGGTATTCGCCCGAGCGGGAAATGCTGCAGGCATTGATAGACCGGAGCCAAATCCATGTCAGCGGCGAAGTGACGCTCAAGCTCTGCAAGGGTTCAGCCAGCGTGATCGCGCGCACCTCGCCCGCTTCGCTCTACTCGACCGATCTTGTCACCTTCGAGGAAAGCTCCGGAGCATACGACCACCATGACGCCGAGGGCTTCATCAAACTCAATGGCTTGCGCCTGAAAAGCTGGGCAACGCGAAACGCTAGAATAGCCGCCTCTGCTATTGACCTCAACTGCACTTGA
- a CDS encoding ornithine cyclodeaminase family protein: MKILKDEDLCPAAVMRGAIDALEAAFRAKAAGKLVSPPRHHVSFPDRGDIVFTVGGIDGERPLAGFRAYETFDGHQHSQVVAVWRADTAELQGIILGERLGQIRTGAIGGVAIRLLSAAAARTVGIIGSGAQARTQLIAAAAVRDISSVHVFSRNPRNCVAFAEEMQLELGIAVEPVTSAAKAVANADIVLCATNSDRPVIDASDVKAGVHINTIGPKTLKGHELGLDVANMASIIATDSLEQTRAYASPFFLSGTMHEERMLDLATIVAGHTAGRTSLLDTTLFCSVGLAGTEVIVASAIFDTI; this comes from the coding sequence ATGAAGATATTGAAAGACGAGGATTTATGCCCTGCCGCAGTCATGCGTGGGGCAATCGATGCCTTGGAAGCAGCTTTCCGAGCCAAGGCCGCCGGCAAGCTGGTGTCCCCACCCCGCCATCACGTCTCCTTTCCCGATCGTGGAGACATCGTGTTCACGGTCGGCGGCATTGATGGCGAGCGGCCGCTTGCCGGCTTTCGTGCCTATGAGACTTTTGATGGCCACCAGCATTCACAGGTCGTCGCAGTTTGGCGTGCTGATACCGCTGAACTTCAAGGGATCATCTTGGGCGAACGGCTCGGCCAGATCAGGACCGGGGCAATCGGAGGCGTAGCCATCCGTCTCCTCAGCGCCGCGGCCGCCCGCACGGTCGGCATCATTGGCAGCGGTGCTCAGGCGCGAACACAACTCATTGCCGCTGCCGCCGTTCGCGACATAAGCTCCGTCCATGTCTTCAGCCGGAACCCAAGAAACTGCGTCGCCTTCGCTGAAGAGATGCAATTGGAACTCGGCATTGCCGTTGAACCGGTTACAAGTGCCGCAAAAGCCGTGGCCAATGCCGATATCGTGTTATGCGCAACAAACAGCGACAGGCCGGTGATCGATGCTTCGGATGTAAAAGCCGGCGTCCATATCAATACGATCGGCCCGAAGACGCTCAAGGGGCACGAACTCGGCCTGGATGTCGCGAACATGGCCAGCATCATCGCCACGGATTCCCTTGAGCAAACGCGCGCCTATGCGTCTCCATTTTTCCTTTCCGGAACCATGCACGAGGAGCGAATGCTCGATCTTGCGACAATAGTCGCCGGCCATACGGCCGGTCGAACGTCGCTCCTCGACACGACGCTCTTCTGTTCGGTCGGCCTCGCGGGCACGGAAGTCATCGTAGCATCGGCCATATTCGACACGATTTGA
- a CDS encoding mechanosensitive ion channel family protein, translated as MDDQAANIVVATRSALDQASALAVQYGFSLLGAIILLIGGWLLAGVISRSAYRVISRIRGIDETLAIFFQNVLHYSLLILVFITVLGQFGVQTASIIAALGAAGLAIGLALQGTLQNIAAGIMLLILRPFRVGEYIETTNVKGYIKEIGLFATEMRTADGLYLMAPNSTLWNTPILNHSREPDRRQQLSVAMGEKIDIDLARKTILDILKADQRIKAAPAPKVYLDDLSADQAVLDIEYWTITSSWSDVRHDVVSKLKARLAEPDITIKTAAGVGGSDE; from the coding sequence ATGGACGATCAAGCCGCCAACATCGTCGTCGCAACCCGCTCCGCGCTCGACCAGGCCTCGGCGCTCGCGGTTCAATATGGTTTCTCGCTTCTTGGCGCGATCATTCTCCTGATCGGCGGTTGGCTTCTTGCAGGCGTTATCAGCCGCTCGGCCTATCGCGTCATCTCACGCATTCGCGGCATCGACGAAACGCTGGCGATCTTCTTCCAGAATGTGCTGCACTACAGCTTGCTCATCCTTGTGTTCATCACCGTGCTTGGCCAGTTCGGCGTGCAGACCGCCTCCATCATCGCCGCTCTCGGCGCTGCTGGTCTCGCGATCGGCCTGGCGCTGCAGGGCACGCTTCAAAACATCGCCGCCGGCATCATGTTGCTGATCCTGCGGCCGTTCCGGGTTGGCGAATATATCGAGACGACGAACGTCAAAGGCTATATCAAGGAGATCGGACTCTTTGCGACGGAGATGAGGACGGCCGACGGTCTCTACCTCATGGCGCCGAACTCGACGCTCTGGAACACGCCCATCCTCAACCACAGCCGCGAGCCGGACCGCCGCCAGCAATTGTCCGTTGCCATGGGTGAGAAAATCGACATCGATCTTGCCCGCAAGACAATCCTCGACATCCTGAAAGCGGATCAGCGCATCAAGGCCGCGCCTGCACCGAAGGTCTATCTCGATGATCTGTCGGCCGATCAAGCCGTGCTCGACATAGAATACTGGACGATAACATCGTCCTGGTCGGATGTCCGGCATGACGTGGTGTCCAAGCTGAAGGCTCGACTTGCCGAACCGGACATTACAATCAAAACGGCCGCAGGCGTGGGTGGGTCCGACGAATGA